In Musa acuminata AAA Group cultivar baxijiao chromosome BXJ3-9, Cavendish_Baxijiao_AAA, whole genome shotgun sequence, a single genomic region encodes these proteins:
- the LOC135649195 gene encoding vicilin-like seed storage protein At2g18540, translating to MRSEEKKKKREKKRGGRREEEKGEEKKKKKKRWLQRGLQRGAVGRGEKKRGRRGRREEEEEEEEEEERRIAAARLQRGGVWLWGGKGKRRRREGEEEGKERQLQQPGLQHLCFPQVETEERMCGALRMKREEEEEEEEEDSCGKAAARRCVALGRKREEGKRRRRRRGRERGVIPLFPAEETEERVCVTPGKKGLQLRRWQLQLEEKKKRKMSRGGGRGCGRGCGRDCSSCSGERRRRKEGEGRGEGKEVAAAAVVAAAAMAGKEEEKKERKKKRKGRRGRREEEEKGLRLRRWQLQLWQGKRKRKGRRREREGEEEERKRRRGCGCGDGSCSCGWERREGKEEEEKGKERKKRGRGEGVAAAAVAAAVGREVGEEIE from the coding sequence atgaggagtgaagaaaagaagaagaagagggaaaagaagagaggaggaagaagagaggaagaaaagggagaagagaagaagaagaagaagaagaggtggctgcagcgagggctgcagcgaggagctgtggggcgtggggagaagaagagaggaagaagagggagaagagaagaagaagaagaagaagaagaagaagaagagaggaggatagctgcggcaaggctgcagcgaggaggtgtgtggctttggggaggaaaaggaaagaggagaagaagagaaggagaagaagagggaaaagagaggcagctgcagcagccagggctgcagcacctctgtttcccgcaggtggaaacagaggagaggatgtgtggggcgttgaggatgaaaagggaagaagaagaagaagaagaagaagaagatagctgcggcaaggctgcagcgaggagatgtgtggccttggggaggaaaagggaagaggggaagaggagaagaagaagaagaggaagagaaagaggtgtgatacctctgtttcctgcagaggaaacagaggagagggtgtgtgtgacgccggggaagaaggggctgcagctgcggcgatggcagctgcagctggaagagaagaagaagaggaagatgagcaggggaggagggagaggttgcggccgtggctgcggccgcgactgcagcagttgcagcggggagagaagaagaagaaaggaaggagaaggaagaggagaagggaaagaagtagctgcggctgcggttgtggcagctgcagctatggcagggaaagaggaagagaaaaaggaaaggaagaagaagagaaagggaaggagaggaagaagagaggaagaggagaaggggctgcggctgcggcgatggcagctgcagctgtggcagggaaagagaaaaaggaaaggaagaagaagagaaagggaaggagaggaagaagagaggaagaggagaaggggctgcggctgcggtgatggcagctgcagctgtggctgggaaagaagagaaggaaaggaagaagaagagaaagggaaggagaggaagaagagaggaagaggagaaggggtggcagctgcggcagtggcagctgcagttggaagagaagtaggagaggaaatagagtag